From Cucumis melo cultivar AY chromosome 1, USDA_Cmelo_AY_1.0, whole genome shotgun sequence, a single genomic window includes:
- the LOC103489748 gene encoding uncharacterized protein LOC103489748 isoform X2 — protein sequence MFKMAGVKRRIHNDSDILALHKELDEVSCPICMDHPHNAVLLLCSSHHKGCKPYICDTSHRHSNCFDQFKKLREETRKSPRLSSPLPINPYSFSNPSTNNLGLSIDLNEVDDNQNINERNTVASAGLPGVALGDNGTENSNRTVDTNEAGDVDTAGSGSITERVDQVGLDAGNSSEYLNLKCPMCRGAVLGLEVIEEAREYLNLKKRSCSRETCSFSGNYQELRRHARRVHPASRPAVIDPSRERAWRRLERQREVGDVVSAIRSAMPGALVVGDYVIENGDGIVAGERDNGTGDVNGPLLTSFFLFHMFGSVEGAREPRPRSRSWVRHRRSGGGTPVSERRFLWGENLLGLQEDADEDFRIYIGMGDDGSPPTRRRRVTRPGSDADQP from the exons A TGTTCAAGATGGCTGGTGTGAAACGAAGAATTCATAATGATTCAGATATCCTTGCTTTGCATAAAGAATTGGATGAAGTCTCCTGCCCTATCTGCATGGATCATCCACATAATGCTGTTCTTCTACTTTGCAGCTCTCACCACAAGGGTTGCAAACCTTATATATGTGACACAAGCCATAGGCATTCAAATTGTTTTGATCAATTCAAAAAATTAAGAGAAGAAACTAGGAAGAGTCCACGCTTATCAAGTCCTTTACCTATTAATCCATATAGTTTTAGTAATCCTTCTACAAACAACTTGGGTTTGAGCATTGATTTGAATGAAGTTGATGATAATCAAAATATAAATGAAAGGAATACTGTTGCATCTGCTGGATTACCTGGTGTAGCTCTAGGGGATAATGGAACTGAAAATTCTAACAGAACTGTTGACACAAATGAGGCTGGAGATGTGGACACTGCTGGTTCTGGGTCCATAACTGAAAGGGTTGATCAAGTAGGTTTGGATGCTGGGAACTCATCTGAGTACTTGAACTTGAAGTGTCCTATGTGCCGAGGCGCTGTGCTAGGTTTGGAAGTTAtagaagaagcaagagagtATCTTAATCTAAAAAAACGAAGTTGCTCCCGTGAAACTTGCTCATTCTCTGGCAACTACCAAGAGCTACGTAGGCATGCTAGAAGAGTTCACCCAGCTTCACGGCCTGCTGTCATAGACCCATCCAGAGAACGAGCATGGCGACGCTTGGAAAGACAGAGAGAAGTTGGTGATGTTGTTAGTGCCATTCGCTCAGCCATGCCTGGTGCCCTTGTGGTTGGAGACTATGTTATTGAAAATGGAGATGGTATTGTGGCGGGTGAGAGAGACAATGGCACAGGTGATGTCAATGGGCCATTGCTGACCAGTTTCTTTCTATTTCATATGTTTGGATCGGTTGAGGGTGCTCGAGAGCCAAGGCCACGCTCAAGGTCTTGGGTGAGGCATAGACGCTCTGGAGGAGGAACACCTGTATCAGAGCGACGGTTCCTTTGGGGTGAAAACCTTTTGGGATTACAAGAAGATGCAGATGAAGATTTCCGCATATATATCGGAATGGGTGATGATGGATCACCACCTACAAGAAGGAGACGTGTAACAAGGCCTGGATCTGATGCAGATCAACCATGA
- the LOC103489748 gene encoding uncharacterized protein LOC103489748 isoform X1 produces MTYLVFKMAGVKRRIHNDSDILALHKELDEVSCPICMDHPHNAVLLLCSSHHKGCKPYICDTSHRHSNCFDQFKKLREETRKSPRLSSPLPINPYSFSNPSTNNLGLSIDLNEVDDNQNINERNTVASAGLPGVALGDNGTENSNRTVDTNEAGDVDTAGSGSITERVDQVGLDAGNSSEYLNLKCPMCRGAVLGLEVIEEAREYLNLKKRSCSRETCSFSGNYQELRRHARRVHPASRPAVIDPSRERAWRRLERQREVGDVVSAIRSAMPGALVVGDYVIENGDGIVAGERDNGTGDVNGPLLTSFFLFHMFGSVEGAREPRPRSRSWVRHRRSGGGTPVSERRFLWGENLLGLQEDADEDFRIYIGMGDDGSPPTRRRRVTRPGSDADQP; encoded by the exons A TGACTTACCTAGTGTTCAAGATGGCTGGTGTGAAACGAAGAATTCATAATGATTCAGATATCCTTGCTTTGCATAAAGAATTGGATGAAGTCTCCTGCCCTATCTGCATGGATCATCCACATAATGCTGTTCTTCTACTTTGCAGCTCTCACCACAAGGGTTGCAAACCTTATATATGTGACACAAGCCATAGGCATTCAAATTGTTTTGATCAATTCAAAAAATTAAGAGAAGAAACTAGGAAGAGTCCACGCTTATCAAGTCCTTTACCTATTAATCCATATAGTTTTAGTAATCCTTCTACAAACAACTTGGGTTTGAGCATTGATTTGAATGAAGTTGATGATAATCAAAATATAAATGAAAGGAATACTGTTGCATCTGCTGGATTACCTGGTGTAGCTCTAGGGGATAATGGAACTGAAAATTCTAACAGAACTGTTGACACAAATGAGGCTGGAGATGTGGACACTGCTGGTTCTGGGTCCATAACTGAAAGGGTTGATCAAGTAGGTTTGGATGCTGGGAACTCATCTGAGTACTTGAACTTGAAGTGTCCTATGTGCCGAGGCGCTGTGCTAGGTTTGGAAGTTAtagaagaagcaagagagtATCTTAATCTAAAAAAACGAAGTTGCTCCCGTGAAACTTGCTCATTCTCTGGCAACTACCAAGAGCTACGTAGGCATGCTAGAAGAGTTCACCCAGCTTCACGGCCTGCTGTCATAGACCCATCCAGAGAACGAGCATGGCGACGCTTGGAAAGACAGAGAGAAGTTGGTGATGTTGTTAGTGCCATTCGCTCAGCCATGCCTGGTGCCCTTGTGGTTGGAGACTATGTTATTGAAAATGGAGATGGTATTGTGGCGGGTGAGAGAGACAATGGCACAGGTGATGTCAATGGGCCATTGCTGACCAGTTTCTTTCTATTTCATATGTTTGGATCGGTTGAGGGTGCTCGAGAGCCAAGGCCACGCTCAAGGTCTTGGGTGAGGCATAGACGCTCTGGAGGAGGAACACCTGTATCAGAGCGACGGTTCCTTTGGGGTGAAAACCTTTTGGGATTACAAGAAGATGCAGATGAAGATTTCCGCATATATATCGGAATGGGTGATGATGGATCACCACCTACAAGAAGGAGACGTGTAACAAGGCCTGGATCTGATGCAGATCAACCATGA
- the LOC103489748 gene encoding uncharacterized protein LOC103489748 isoform X3, with product MAGVKRRIHNDSDILALHKELDEVSCPICMDHPHNAVLLLCSSHHKGCKPYICDTSHRHSNCFDQFKKLREETRKSPRLSSPLPINPYSFSNPSTNNLGLSIDLNEVDDNQNINERNTVASAGLPGVALGDNGTENSNRTVDTNEAGDVDTAGSGSITERVDQVGLDAGNSSEYLNLKCPMCRGAVLGLEVIEEAREYLNLKKRSCSRETCSFSGNYQELRRHARRVHPASRPAVIDPSRERAWRRLERQREVGDVVSAIRSAMPGALVVGDYVIENGDGIVAGERDNGTGDVNGPLLTSFFLFHMFGSVEGAREPRPRSRSWVRHRRSGGGTPVSERRFLWGENLLGLQEDADEDFRIYIGMGDDGSPPTRRRRVTRPGSDADQP from the coding sequence ATGGCTGGTGTGAAACGAAGAATTCATAATGATTCAGATATCCTTGCTTTGCATAAAGAATTGGATGAAGTCTCCTGCCCTATCTGCATGGATCATCCACATAATGCTGTTCTTCTACTTTGCAGCTCTCACCACAAGGGTTGCAAACCTTATATATGTGACACAAGCCATAGGCATTCAAATTGTTTTGATCAATTCAAAAAATTAAGAGAAGAAACTAGGAAGAGTCCACGCTTATCAAGTCCTTTACCTATTAATCCATATAGTTTTAGTAATCCTTCTACAAACAACTTGGGTTTGAGCATTGATTTGAATGAAGTTGATGATAATCAAAATATAAATGAAAGGAATACTGTTGCATCTGCTGGATTACCTGGTGTAGCTCTAGGGGATAATGGAACTGAAAATTCTAACAGAACTGTTGACACAAATGAGGCTGGAGATGTGGACACTGCTGGTTCTGGGTCCATAACTGAAAGGGTTGATCAAGTAGGTTTGGATGCTGGGAACTCATCTGAGTACTTGAACTTGAAGTGTCCTATGTGCCGAGGCGCTGTGCTAGGTTTGGAAGTTAtagaagaagcaagagagtATCTTAATCTAAAAAAACGAAGTTGCTCCCGTGAAACTTGCTCATTCTCTGGCAACTACCAAGAGCTACGTAGGCATGCTAGAAGAGTTCACCCAGCTTCACGGCCTGCTGTCATAGACCCATCCAGAGAACGAGCATGGCGACGCTTGGAAAGACAGAGAGAAGTTGGTGATGTTGTTAGTGCCATTCGCTCAGCCATGCCTGGTGCCCTTGTGGTTGGAGACTATGTTATTGAAAATGGAGATGGTATTGTGGCGGGTGAGAGAGACAATGGCACAGGTGATGTCAATGGGCCATTGCTGACCAGTTTCTTTCTATTTCATATGTTTGGATCGGTTGAGGGTGCTCGAGAGCCAAGGCCACGCTCAAGGTCTTGGGTGAGGCATAGACGCTCTGGAGGAGGAACACCTGTATCAGAGCGACGGTTCCTTTGGGGTGAAAACCTTTTGGGATTACAAGAAGATGCAGATGAAGATTTCCGCATATATATCGGAATGGGTGATGATGGATCACCACCTACAAGAAGGAGACGTGTAACAAGGCCTGGATCTGATGCAGATCAACCATGA